One genomic region from Doryrhamphus excisus isolate RoL2022-K1 chromosome 14, RoL_Dexc_1.0, whole genome shotgun sequence encodes:
- the prrc2a gene encoding protein PRRC2A isoform X2: MSERSGQTAKGKEGKTKYASLNLFDTYKGKSLEAQKPVVPSRHGLQSLGKVASARRMPPPANLPSLKAENKGNDPNVSLVPKDGTGWASKQEQADPKSTDALSAPQQEPPQPVASQTPAPTRPRTPPASEVPTVTAMAAASTQAVGARSWAQASVTLGVQGDGGKGSNLPSPFSREEFPTLQAAGDQDKAGKEQGTADQWYGPGPSLRPQNVTSWRDGGGRGLAPTLSGEGAAEGGNGGALVMDGAAGVPPQSSQSHVPPRNPPAGSPALPLPQPPVGPGFPQFRGILPPFMYPPYLPFPANYGPQGPYRFPPPGEGPAPRFSRSQVGPDNRSQVRPRDAGGEMVKRPSILKQDDLKELDELDHDGDEGWAGAQEEIDYSAKLKFSDDEGDDEGEEDTTESKNDLNEQQKSQEASSATSCSRASDSSGDNRHTPPSNTDNDPQTSSNKPGWVEEGGSGWGGQGAPANYQGRRHGLGGHREQPSPPPGPLLGQGPHSFYRQDRSHNQNASSGSGKPVHTQHQPPAGGQTPPPQPGLLVHGVPGDDEDETWRQRRKQSSTEISAAVERARRRREEEERRMEEERRAACAEKLKRLDEKQQQQGNNTGGSGGSKTPSLDGNSTTATAGSLSPSLSASASSPNVSQPPSPCVDPEEPPTLSVQPGAGLGVSDRQRANSNSSYDSSTDAQHCPQPAVSQPQQPTLDVPSPVDKEETVCTPHVRPGSGSERGTEPVKIENIGAGSGRQAVGPPGQGYSKYQKSLPPRFQRQQQEQLLKQQQQWQQQHSQASQSQISPQPQPPQGPSPVSTPQPGSGPKQGGPMYQPSNLVRPLPMNFDPRWMMMPYMDPRMMQGRPPPMDFYSTGMHPSGLIGRERSDSGGSGSDPFDRQQQHPGHPHRGTPPIDPKLAWGTEVFPGGGEACGLNSPLRQRQTSEDEDAAKGPRGDTPPHRIREGGLGPIKQPNASSGPSNQTPPPVSGPGGSHHPHHYMSGGHGNYNNFPDQAARMPSLQQQQQQQQRAGDRGTHSHGFTHQDDIPARGSQSGQLWAAPHPHYDRNGGRAEHPAGEGNNSHHHHHHHHHHHNHHPQQPHYTVQPHKPENSHDRIVEPVPKKTNSSPPLQQSSLSSSCSSSSSSASNREDASVKAALQHHHSHREGEANVGQSLGERGISVSAAGGGAHVKHEKTGSSHATHGTVSASPPPAQHGTLSQPQHHPHPHPRSNQRAMRDHKTETQWGPRPGSTNTGGPSSHGRRGNNAGGGNNSRGGGGGGGGGDDSSNALLEHKPVGPAGGSNPNKRAGPIKKPVIKEAKKEGGEVDGGEKANFGKDKEKDVGQSASVKQDVAATHNTSAVSGKEEPASTVKPRNGGKERPPAGGGGGGGGSGSGRGPREADNTSGFSGPPSRRDRDRSFERRASNSHNHGMTNKSTRGSRGRGGEFFARGRGYRGTYTATAGPSAGNRGRMGGRSGRDYRISVAGGHHHDSKAENPGGRHGQDRSQHNPARARNRSETRSEGSEYEEIPKRRRERGSETGSESGASDLGHSDDKDDTQKPNTKNGLDNTNTTNSGNVSSAPRGSQARVFTPRGVPSRRGRGGGSGGGNIYRNSGNLGGAIGGHRVAPGSASHGGSSRQPNSARRQQALTQISAHKDLSRGGLTLVKKDKTADGTQAQSHGSNPPPPSLLATTPTTQTSTDNGAVLTQQASIITGGANSVHPPPPPNRGFPPSGFERPKRRRRGRSQHQQDKPPRFRKLKERENAARINGGVGVIGGGRPTSPSFNTVQDSNGTTVTTTLISNAQNATTTTATNNNNNNGGGHLSNANSHHHHHHFNQGSTGPTHPPQQQHHHSHGAKSPDFTNQNSDQANEEWETASESSDFTEFRDKEGGGKSYPSHPHHPLGKGLGGGGGGGGVVERDMAGKEPQANKRSFSSQRPGMERQNRRVNVGGGGGGGGGGRGPRGPTGGGSSSGTGNGGGNRGDKRGNWPSPKNRK; this comes from the exons ATGTCAGAGCGCTCTGGGCAAACTGCAAAGGGGAAGGAAGGCAAAACCAAGTATGCGTCTCTCAACCTGTTTGATACATACAAAGGAAAGAGCCTTGAAGCACAAAAGCCTGTTG TTCCCTCCCGCCATGGCTTGCAGTCTCTCGGTAAAGTCGCCTCTGCCCGGCGTATGCCACCCCCTGCCAATTTGCCAAGTCTGAAGGCAGAGAATAAAGGCAACGATCCCAACGTCTCGCTCGTTCCCAAAGACGGCACAGGATGGGCAAGCAAACAGGAACAAGCAGACCCAAAGAG TACCGATGCGTTGTCAGCACCGCAGCAGGAACCGCCGCAGCCTGTGGCTTCACAGACGCCTGCACCCACCCGCCCGAGAACCCCGCCAGCTTCAGAGGTGCCAACAGTCACG GCTATGGCTGCAGCTTCAACCCAGGCCGTAGGGGCAAGGTCCTGGGCACAGGCCAGTGTTACACTTGGAGTACAAGGGGatg GTGGAAAGGGATCAAACCTACCATCGCCATTCTCTCGCGAGGAATTTCCCACCCTGCAGGCGGCTGGCGACCAGGACAAAGCTGGCAAAGAACAGGGCACTGCAGATCAGTGGTATGGGCCCGGACCAAGCCTCCGCCCCCAGA ACGTTACAAGTTGGCGGGACGGTGGGGGCCGAGGCCTGGCACCCACCCTCTCTGGGGAGGGGGCGGCAGAGGGTGGCAATGGTGGGGCTTTGGTGATGGATGGGGCAGCCGGGGTCCCACCTCAGAGCTCCCAGTCCCACGTGCCACCTAGGAACCCTCCCGCAGGCAGCCCCGCCCTGCCCTTGCCTCAGCCCCCCGTTGGGCCCGGGTTTCCCCAATTCAGAGGGATCCTGCCTCcattt ATGTATCCACCTTATTTACCTTTCCCGGCAAATTATGGTCCTCAAGGCCCCTACAGGTTCCCACCACCTGGAGAAGGGCCAGCTCCAAG GTTCTCTCGGTCACAGGTTGGTCCTGACAACAGGTCCCAGGTTCGCCCACGAGACGCAGGTGGAGAGATGGTCAAGCGACCCTCCATCCTAAAGCAGGATGACCTGAAGGAGCTCGATGAACTGGATCACGATGGAGACGAGGGCTGGGCAG gggCACAAGAGGAGATTGACTACTCCGCCAAGTTGAAGTTCAGTGATGATGAAGGAGATGACGAGGGTGAAGAGGACACCACAGAGAGCAAGAATGACTTGAA TGAGCAGCAGAAATCCCAGGAGGCCTCATCTGCAACCTCATGCTCTCGAGCCTCAGACAGCAGCGGAGATAACCGTCACACGCCTCCATCCAACACTGACAACGACCCCCAGACCTCCTCCAACAAGCCGGGATGGGTTGAGGAGGGAGGCAGCGGCTGGGGCGGCCAAGGAGCACCAGCCAACTACCAG GGGCGCAGGCATGGGCTGGGTGGTCACCGGGAGCAGCCCTCCCCCCCACCTGGGCCACTCCTTGGACAAGGGCCTCACTCCTTTTACCGACAG GACCGTTCCCACAACCAGAACGCCTCATCAGGCTCCGGAAAACCTGTCCACACGCAGCATCAGCCACCAGCAGGAGGCCAGACCCCTCCTCCCCAGCCTGGACTGCTGGTCCACGGTGTACCAggggatgatgaagatgagacATGGCGTCAGCGCAGGAAGCAATCTTCCACCGAGATCTCTGCTGCAGTGGAGCGGGCCCGTCGACGCCGCGAGGAGGAGGAACGCCGAATGGAGGAGGAACGGCGTGCGGCGTGTGCAGAAAAGTTGAAAAGGCTCGacgagaagcagcagcagcaaggcAACAACACGGGAGGAAGCGGTGGCAGTAAAACACCCAGCCTGGATGGGAATTCGACGACTGCCACAGCCGGCAGCCTCAGTCCGTCTTTGTCGGCTTCTGCATCTTCCCCCAACGTCAGCCAGCCCCCTTCGCCATGTGTCGACCCTGAAGAGCCTCCGACACTGTCTGTGCAGCCGGGAGCAGGTCTTGGTGTCAGTGACAGACAGCGAGCAAACAGCAACAGTAGCTACGATTCCAGCACTG ATGCCCAACATTGTCCTCAGCCAGCTGTGTCTCAGCCACAGCAGCCTACATTGGATGTACCTTCCCCGGTAGACAAAGAAGAGACTGTCTGCACTCCTCACGTTCGACCTGGAAGCGGAAGTGAAAGAGGAACTGAACCGGTGAAGATTGAGAATATTGGCGCCGGGTCAGGCCGTCAAGCTGTTGGACCTCCAGGCCAGGGTTACTCCAAATACCAGAAGTCCCTGCCGCCTCGTTTTCAGAGGCAGCAGCAG GAACAGCTACTGAAGCAGCAGCAACAGTGGCAACAGCAGCACAGTCAGGCGTCCCAAAGCCAGATCTCCCCGCAACCGCAGCCACCGCAGGGTCCTTCACCGGTTTCAACTCCCCAGCCAGGGTCTGGACCCAAGCAGGGTGGACCCATGTATCAACCCAGCAATTTAGTCCGGCCGTTGCCGATGAATTTTGACCCTCGCTGGATGATGATGCCCTACATGGACCCACGTATGATGCAGGGTCGTCCACCGCCAATGGACTTCTATTCAACCGGCATGCACCCATCAG GGCTTATCGGGCGCGAGCGATCTGATTCCGGAGGATCTGGTTCAGACCCGTTTGACCGGCAACAGCAACATCCAGGGCACCCTCACCGTGGCACTCCTCCAATTGATCCCAAGTTGGCGTGGGGCACCGAGGTGTTCCCCGGTGGAGGGGAAGCTTGTGGGTTAAATTCTCCTCTGAGGCAAAGGCAGACATCAGAGGACGAGGATGCGGCCAAAGGGCCCAG GGGTGACACTCCTCCGCATCGCATTCGAGAGGGTGGCTTGGGACCCATCAAGCAGCCCAACGCAAGCTCTGGGCCGTCGAACCAGACACCCCCGCCTGTTAGCGGACCGGGCGGCAGCCACCACCCTCATCATTACATGAGCGGCGGGCATGGCAACTACAACAACTTTCCTGACCAAGCTGCGAGGATGCCATCgctccagcagcagcaacagcagcagcaaagagCCGGCGACAGGGGAACCCACTCCCACGGCTTCACCCACCAGGATGACATCCCGGCACGTGGATCTCAGTCAGGCCAATTATGGGCGGCTCCGCACCCTCATTACGACCGTAATGGCGGCCGTGCAGAACACCCAGCTGGAGAGGGTAACAACtctcatcaccaccaccaccaccaccaccatcatcacaaCCACCACCCTCAGCAGCCTCACTACACTGTCCAGCCTCATAAGCCCGAGAACAGCCATGACAGGATAGTCGAGCCCGTTCCCAAGAAGACCAACTCTTCTCCCCCGCTACAACAATCTTCTCTATCATCTTCatgctcctcctcttcttcttctgcttccaaTAGAGAAGACGCCAGTGTCAAGGCCGCTTTGCAACATCATCATTCTCACAGAGAAGGTGAAGCTAATGTCGGGCAAAGTCTCGGCGAAAGAGGCATTAGCGTCAGCGCCGCCGGCGGTGGTGCTcatgtaaaacatgaaaaaaccgGCTCCTCCCACGCTACGCACGGCACCGTGAGCGCCAGCCCGCCTCCGGCGCAACACGGCACCCTCTCTCAGCCCCAGCACCATCCCCATCCCCATCCGAGGTCGAACCAAAGGGCGATGCGGGACCACAAAACGGAGACGCAGTGGGGTCCTCGCCCTGGCAGCACCAACACAGGTGGACCATCCTCTCATGGCAGAAGAGGCAACAATGCAGGAGGTGGGAACAATtcccgtggtggtggtggtggtggtggtggtggtgatgactCCTCCAATGCTCTTTTGGAGCACAAGCCCGTCGGTCCGGCAGGAGGCAGCAATCCTAACAAACGTGCCGGACCAATCAAGAAGCCGGTGATAAAAGAGGCAaagaaagagggaggagaagTTGACGGAGGAGAAAAAGCAAACTTTGGTAAAGATAAAGAGAAGGATGTTGGCCAGTCCGCTTCCGTAAAACAGGACGTCGCCGCCACTCATAACACATCAGCTGTATCGGGTAAAGAAGAGCCTGCTAGCACAGTAAAACCCAGAAATGGAGGGAAAGAACGGCcaccagcaggaggaggaggaggaggaggtggtagTGGGTCGGGTAGAGGCCCGAGAGAGGCAGACAACACGTCAGGTTTTTCCGGGCCCCCTTCTCGGAGGGACAGAGACCGTTCTTTTGAGAGAAGAGCGAGCAATTCCCACAATCACGGAATGACCAACAAATCCACCCGAGGCAGTCGCGGACGAGGCGGGGAATTTTTTGCTCGCGGTCGCGGTTACAGGGGTACCTACACAGCCACCGCCGGCCCGAGCGCTGGCAACAGAGGAAGAATGGGCGGCAGGAGCGGCAGAGACTATCGCATATCTGTCGCTGGCGGCCATCATCACGATTCCAAGGCGGAGAACCCCGGTGGAAGACACGGTCAAGATAGATCCCAGCACAACCCGGCCAGAGCCAGGAATCGAAGCGAAACGCGCAGCGAGGGATCGGAGTATGAAGAAATCCccaagaggaggagggagagaggATCGGAGACGGGAAGTGAGAGCGGGGCAAGCGATCTCGGTCATTCGGACGACAAAGACGACACCCAGAAACCCAACACCAAGAACGGTTTGGATAACACCAACACCACTAACAGCGGCAATGTTTCATCCGCACCAAGAGGTTCACAGGCTCGGGTTTTCACCCCTCGGGGCGTACCATCAAGGAGAGGAAGGGGAGGCGGTAGCGGAGGGGGAAATATCTACAGGAATAGCGGCAATCTTGGAGGAGCAATCGGAGGACATCGGGTCGCTCCCGGTTCAGCCTCTCACGGCGGGTCCTCGAGGCAGCCGAACTCGGCACGGAGGCAGCAGGCCCTGACGCAAATCTCAGCGCACAAGGACTTGAGCAGGGGGGGGCTCACTTTAGTGAAGAAGGACAAGACTGCAGATGGGACTCAAGCTCAAAGTCACGGATCCAATCCCCCTCCGCCATCTTTGTTGGCTACAACTCCTACTACGCAAACGTCCACTGATAACGGAGCTGTTTTGACGCAACAAGCGTCCATCATCACCGGGGGGGCGAATTCAgtccaccctcctcctcctcctaacCGCGGGTTTCCTCCCAGCGGGTTCGAGCGACCCAAACGCCGTCGTCGCGGCCGCTCCCAGCATCAACAGGACAAGCCGCCTCGCTTCCGGAAACTGAAGGAACGAGAGAACGCCGCACGAATCAACGGCGGAGTGGGTGTCATCGGGGGAGGGCGCCCCACCTCGCCATCCTTCAACACAGTTCAGGACAGCAACGGAACCACTGTCACGACGACGCTCATTAGTAATGCCCAGAATGCAACCACAACCACCgccaccaacaacaacaataataacggCGGCGGGCACCTCAGCAACGCAAAcagccaccaccatcatcaccacttCAACCAGGGCAGCACTGGACCTACGCACCCgccccagcagcagcaccaccacAGCCATGGAGCAAAGTCCCCGGACTTTACTAACCAGAACTCGGACCAAGCCAACGAGGAGTGGGAGACGGCTTCCGAGAGCAGCGACTTCACCGAGTTCCGAGACAAGGAAGGAGGAGGCAAGTCTTACCCTTCTCACCCTCACCACCCACTGGGGAAGGGACttggcggaggaggaggaggaggaggcgtggtcGAGCGAGACATGGCGGGGAAAGAGCCCCAAGCTAACAAGAGAAGCTTTTCGAGCCAACGTCCCGGCATGGAAAGGCAGAATCGGAGAGTTAACGTtggaggcggaggaggcggcggcggcggaggaagAGGCCCTCGAGGGCCAACCGGTGGTGGCAGCTCCAGCGGGACTGGGAACGGAGGTGGCAACCGCGGCGACAAGCGGGGCAACTGGCCCTCCCCGAAAAATAGGAAGTGA